Proteins encoded together in one Quercus lobata isolate SW786 chromosome 3, ValleyOak3.0 Primary Assembly, whole genome shotgun sequence window:
- the LOC115979833 gene encoding calcium-transporting ATPase 2, plasma membrane-type-like, translating into MESYILKDYEVKPKHSSEEALQKWRKLCGFVKNPKRRFRFTANLSKRYEAQAMRRTNQEKLRVAVLVSKAAFQFIQGVQPSDYTVPEEVKAAGFGICGEELGSIVEGHDLKKLKIHGGVAGIAEKLSTSTLNGLTTDSDLLNRRQEIFGINKFTESEGRSFLVFVWEALQDMTLMILGVCAFVSLLVGIVMEGWPKGAHDGLGIVASILLVVFVTATSDYRQSLQFKDLDKEKKKIAIQVTRNGYRQKMSIYDLLPGDIVHLAIGDQVPADGVFVSGFSVLIDESSLTGESEPIMVTADNPFLLSGTKVQDGSCKMMVTTVGMRTQWGKLMATLSEGGDDETPLQVKLNGVATIIGKVGLFFAIVTFAVLVQGLMSRKWQDGTYLRWSGDEALEMLEFFAVAVTIVVVAVPEGLPLAVTLSLAFAMKKMMNDKALVRHLAACETMGSSTCICSDKTGTLTTNHMAVVKSCICMNVKEVNKPLDASSLCSELPDSAMKILLQSIFNNTGGEVVVNKSGKSEILGTPTDTALLEFGLSLGGNFHAERQASKLLKVEPFNSVKKRMGVVLELPKGGLRAHCKGASEIILAACDKVINANGEIVPLDEATINYLNDTINQFANEALRTLCLAYMELENGFSVENPIPVSGYTCIGVVGIKDPVRPGVKESVEVCRSAGITVRMVTGDNINTAKAIARECGILTDDGIAIEGPEFREKSEEEMLKIIPKLQVMARSSPLDKHTLVKHLRTSLGEVVAVTGDGTNDAPALHEADIGLAMGIAGTEVAKESADVIILDDNFSTIVTVAKWGRSVYINIQKFVQFQLTVNVVALIVNFSSACLTGTAPLTAVQLLWVNMIMDTLGALALATEPPNDDLMKRAPIGRKGNFISNVMWRNILGQSLYQFVVIWLLQSKGKGIFHLEGPDSDLILNTLIFNSFVFCQIFNEVSSREMEEIDVFKGILNNYVFVAVLSCTVIFQIIIIEFLGTFANTTPLTFAQWFLSVFIGFLGMPIAAGLKMIPV; encoded by the exons ATGGAGAGCTATATTTTGAAAGACTATGAAGTGAAACCGAAGCACTCGTCTGAAGAGGCGCTTCAGAAATGGAGGAAGCTGTGTGGATTTGTGAAAAACCCGAAGCGGAGGTTTCGTTTTACGGCCAATCTCTCGAAGCGATACGAAGCTCAGGCTATGCGCCGTACCAACCAG GAGAAGTTAAGGGTTGCTGTTTTAGTTTCCAAAGCTGCATTTCAATTTATCCAAG GCGTGCAACCAAGTGACTACACTGTACCTGAGGAAGTTAAAGCTGCAGGTTTTGGAATTTGTGGTGAAGAATTGGGATCTATTGTTGAAGGTCATGATTTGAAGAAGCTGAAAATTCATGGTGGAGTAGCTGGTATTGCAGAAAAGCTCTCCACTTCAACCCTCAATGGGCTTACTACTGATAGTGATTTGCTGAATCGCAGACAGGAGATATTTGGAATTAATAAATTTACTGAGAGTGAAGGGCGAAGTTTCTTGGTATTTGTTTGGGAAGCCCTTCAAGACATGACTCTTATGATCCTTGGAGTATGTGCTTTTGTGTCTTTGCTCGTTGGCATAGTTATGGAAGGATGGCCAAAAGGGGCTCATGATGGCCTAGGAATAGTTGCAAGCATCTTGTTGGTTGTTTTTGTCACCGCAACAAGTGATTATCGTCAATCTTTACAATTCAAGGATTTGgacaaggaaaaaaagaagattgcTATTCAGGTTACGAGAAATGGATATAGGCAGAAGATGTCAATATATGACCTACTTCCTGGTGATATTGTACATCTTGCTATCGGTGACCAAGTCCCTGCAGATGGAGTATTTGTTTCAGGTTTTTCTGTGTTAATTGATGAATCAAGTTTAACTGGGGAGAGCGAGCCAATAATGGTGACTGCGGATAATCCTTTTCTTCTATCTGGAACTAAGGTTCAGGATGGATCATGCAAGATGATGGTTACTACTGTTGGGATGAGGACCCAATGGGGAAAATTGATGGCAACTCTTAGTGAAGGTGGAGATGATGAAACCCCATTGCAGGTAAAATTGAATGGAGTGGCAACAATCATCGGTAAGGTTGGACTTTTCTTTGCCATTGTGACTTTTGCAGTGTTGGTGCAAGGATTGATGAGCCGTAAATGGCAAGATGGAACTTACTTGAGGTGGTCTGGAGACGAAGCTTTGGAAATGTTGGAATTTTTCGCCGTTGCTGTTacaattgttgttgttgctgttccAGAAGGGCTTCCATTGGCTGTAACATTGAGCCTTGCCTTTGCCATGAAAAAGATGATGAATGATAAAGCACTTGTGCGCCATTTGGCAGCATGTGAGACTATGGGATCATCCACATGTATTTGCAGCGACAAAACTGGGACACTAACTACCAACCATATGGCAGTTGTAAAATCTTGCATTTGCATGAATGTCAAGGAAGTGAACAAACCTCTTGATGCTTCCAGCTTGTGCTCCGAACTCCCAGATTCTGCCATGAAAATTCTGCTACAATCAATATTTAATAATACTGGAGGAGAAGTTGTTGTAAACAAAAGTGGCAAATCTGAGATACTGGGAACACCCACTGATACTGCTTTGTTGGAGTTTGGCTTGTCACTTGGTGGGAATTTTCATGCTGAGAGACAAGCATCTAAACTTCTTAAAGTTGAGCCGTTCAATTCTGTGAAGAAACGTATGGGGGTAGTACTGGAGCTTCCTAAAGGTGGTTTACGAGCCCACTGTAAAGGTGCTTCAGAGATAATATTGGCTGCGTGTGATAAAGTGATCAATGCAAATGGTGAGATTGTTCCCCTTGATGAAGCAACCATTAATTATCTTAACGATACAATTAATCAATTTGCTAATGAGGCACTACGAACTCTCTGCCTTGCTTATATGGAACTAGAAAATGGGTTCTCTGTTGAGAATCCCATCCCAGTTTCGGGGTATACTTGTATAGGAGTAGTGGGTATTAAAGATCCTGTACGTCCTGGTGTTAAGGAgtctgttgaagtttgccgttCGGCTGGAATTACTGTACGAATGGTTACAGGAGACAATATTAATACTGCAAAGGCTATAGCTAGGGAGTGTGGGATTCTCACAGATGATGGTATAGCCATTGAAGGTCCAGAATTCCGGGAGAAAAGTGAGGAGGAAATGCTCAAAATAATTCCTAAACTTCAG GTGATGGCTCGATCTTCACCTCTAGACAAGCATACTCTAGTAAAGCACTTGCGTACCTCATTAGGTGAGGTTGTTGCTGTAACTGGTGATGGAACAAATGATGCCCCTGCACTTCATGAAGCCGATATTGGACTCGCAATGGGCATTGCTGGGACTGAG GTGGCTAAAGAAAGTGCTGATGTGATAATTCTAGATGATAATTTCTCCACGATTGTGACAGTTGCCAAATGGGGACGCTCAGTTTacataaatattcaaaaatttgTACAGTTCCAGCTGACTGTTAATGTGGTTGCATTGATTGTCAACTTCTCTTCAGCTTGTCTGACAG GAACTGCACCCCTCACAGCTGTTCAACTATTATGGGTCAACATGATCATGGATACATTGGGAGCACTTGCACTTGCAACTGAGCCTCCAAATGATGACCTGATGAAGCGTGCACCAATTGGAAGGAAAGGGAACTTTATCAGTAATGTCATGTGGAGGAATATCTTAGGGCAATCTTTATATCAGTTTGTGGTAATTTGGTTGCTTCAGTCAAAAGGAAAAGGGATATTCCATCTTGAAGGCCCAGATTCTGATCTGATCCTGAACACACttattttcaattcatttgtCTTTTGTCAG ATTTTTAATGAAGTAAGCTCACGTGAGATGGAGGAAATAGACGTTTTCAAAGGCATACTGAATAACTATGTTTTCGTGGCCGTCCTCAGTTGCACTGTAATCTTCCAAATCATAATAATTGAGTTCCTGGGAACATTTGCAAACACAACGCCTCTCACTTTTGCACAGTGGTTCCTTAGTGTATTCATTGGATTTTTGGGCATGCCAATTGCTGCTGGCTTAAAGATGATCCCTGTATGA
- the LOC115980212 gene encoding uncharacterized protein LOC115980212, translated as MCCRSEVDPKNLFDVPISYGPGTSTLQHKTTKGNLFEVPISYGSGICTFQSHDKNGATKRLKSGKTAGIINKQLVNAPIIGCDFHFSNVENTLVLPQLNDEILQRCDKEVIDENLLDVPVDVMVEEVATDFIPNNANTIFGSTSHESNTISDDLHNEHLIHVISPAEIAAPTGKFTEPWNFGKPTQTCESCGAILWYEERNVKSRRPSQPKFSLCCSEGLIYLPLLKHAPPVLEELLNYEGPSFVHFHDNCRRYNAMFAITSMGGKVDRTVNDGNGAYVFRLNGQNHHLIGSLLPVEGLEPKFAQLYIFDTENEVQHRIRSISSDKENDGIDPEIVNSLIHMLDENNALVKVFRMARDRYTQCNTADVRLRLISCRTNRSSQYNLPTASEVAGLIVNDFDPNNGYRDIIVEDRHRGLRRISEIHPAFMAMQYPLLFPYGEDGFYLGIPKRLRGSMQETENSTVTMREYYAFRIQQRLSEGNTLISGGRLFQQFIVDAYCCIEGIRLRWIQKKQDYLRAEIYSGLKDTVLRGDTTRASIGKRIVLPSSFTGGPRYMIQNYQDAMAICRWAGYPDLFLTFTCNPKWPEIISFLEMIPGQKPEDRPDIVSRAFKIKLDALLQDIKKGQHFGKVLAVVYTIEFQKRGLPHAHILLFLHPNDKYPVPEDIDSIISAEIPDCLEDSIGHEAVKQFMMHGPCGAARPNSPCMVDNNCSKHFPKRFVHETIIDDQGFPTYRRRDDGRFVVKNGVQLDNRYVVPYNIDLLVKYQSHLNIEWCNRSKAIKYLFKYINKGTDRVTAVLEENVVYNSNDGMESILEKDEIKTYLDCRYISASEASWRIFQFEIHHHEPAVQRLNFHMKNENQVTFSDYEYLDNVVNRPGIEKTVFTEWMTANQLYEDARQLTFQDFPTKWVWDKKNKVWRRRKSGRSIGRIYYAHPSSGERFYLRMLLNVVKGARSFDEIKTVNGQLCPSFKAACFALGLLDGDREWNDAIKEASNWATGQQPEQIWELNWKDFSEDILFRQRRILQFDQLQLSENQLRNYALYEIEKLLNKAGKSLKDYPPMPLPDMSLIRERNNRLLEEELSYDKEALAAEYAFSYTKLNILQKHVFDRVVQAVLKGEGKMFFLYGHGGTGKTFVYKTIMSFLRSRGEIVLAVASSGIASLLLPGGRTAHSRFRIPLCVNEDSVCDIKQKTQLAELLCATKLIIWDEAPMAHRHCFEALGRTLRDILRFSSNFDPNKVFGGVTVIVGGDFRQILPVIPKGRREDIVASAINKSVIWNHCEIFMLTENMRLNQNFNNLEDGQSVVAFGNWILRIGNGEFENVDGESWIEIPEDLLIKSTKDPIADIINVTYPDMHDKMKDSQYLQERAILAPTNEIVNKINDQILSLVDEEERVYLSSDTVCKSSNSITDLDMLYPVEFLNSLEFPGIPKHELKLKVGIPIMLLRNLNQTAGLCNGTRLIVTQLADWVIEAKIITGTNIGSKVFIPRIILSPTESKWPFILKRRQFPISVSFAMTINKSQGQSLNRVGLFLPRPVFTHGQLYVAISRVTNRNGLKILILCGITMSKGYSFLDQISDAKETWRIRVRICRMWKAVNKRSGNNFISLDMIFIDEKKNLMHAIVRKNVFQKFSTILREGGTFIISNFKVIVTNKGYRPVSNDLNIIFLLTTSVKECNEESELIPMHAFEFATYDCINNRLNDNSYLTDIIGKLTAVGPIEQVHFHNGSTNIRNLQILLPEDKELQISLWDESAETITENDFKEDEGPYIIIVTSTTVKAFKGKLNLNTTSATKVYVNLDITEVFELIDRYKVVEDEYDNVVRSIPARDKKPKSESELILQTTMSLAEIKALEWVEGVKKQNLGGIISHVNFASEK; from the exons ATGTGTTGTAGAAGTGAAGTGGATCCTAAGAACCTATTTGATGTTCCTATTTCATATGGTCCTGGTACCTCTACCCTTCAACATAAAACCACGAAGGGAAATCTATTTGAGGTACCTATTTCGTATGGTTCTGGTATCTGTACCTTTCAAAGTCATGACAAAAATGGCGCTACTAAGAGATTGAAATCGGGAAAAACAGCGGGAATTATCAACAAACAATTAGTAAATGCTCCTATCATTGGATGTGATTTTCATTTTAGTAATGTGGAAAATACGCTGGTGCTCCCTCAATTGAATGACGAAATCCTCCAAAGATGTGACAAAGAAGTTATAGATGAGAACTTATTAGATGTTCCTGTGGATGTGATGGTAGAAGAGGTGGCAACTGATTTTATTCCAAATAATGCGAATACTATCTTTGGGAGCACTTCACATGAATCCAATACTATATCAG ATGATCTTCATAATGAGCACTTGATCCATGTGATAAGCCCTGCTGAAATTGCTGCCCCTACAG GTAAATTCACTGAACCATGGAATTTTGGAAAGCCAACACAAACTTGTGAGAGCTGTGGGGCTATTCTATGGTATGAAGAGAGGAATGTGAAGTCAAGAAGACCATCACAACCTAAGTTTTCGTTGTGCTGTTCAGAAGGACTAATTTATTTGCCTTTGTTAAAACACGCACCTCCAGTTCTTGAAGAATTGCTGAATTACGAAGGGCCTTCATTTGTGCATTTCCATGACAACTGTCGGAGATATAATGCAATGTTTGCAATAACATCAATGGGTGGAAAAGTTGACAGAACTGTAAATGATGGAAATGGTGCCTATGTGTTCAGGCTAAATGGACAGAATCATCATTTGATTGGCTCTTTGTTACCAGTTGAAGGATTGGAACCAAAATTTGCTCAACTTTACATATTTGATACAGAGAATGAAGTGCAGCATAGGATAAGGTCGATTTCATCTGATAAAGAAAATGATGGCATTGATCCCGAAATTGTTAACTCTCTAATACATATGCTTGATGAAAACAATGCTTTGGTTAAGGTTTTCAGAATGGCCAGGGATCGCTACACTCAATGTAATACTGCAGATGTCAGATTGCGTCTCATTAGTTGTCGTACCAATCGTTCCTCACAGTATAATCTACCTACTGCCTCAGAAGTTGCTGGTCTTATTGTGAATGATTTTGACCCTAATAATGGGTATCGTGATATTATTGTTGAGGATCGTCATCGTGGGCTCCGGCGTATAAGTGAAATCCATCCAGCTTTTATGGCTATGCAATATCCTCTGCTTTTCCCTTATGGTGAGGATGGCTTCTATCTTGGTATACCAAAAAGATTAAGAGGCTCAATGCAAGAAACCGAAAATTCCACTGTCACGATGAGAGAATATTATGCATTCCGTATTCAACAACGACTTAGTGAAGGCAATACTTTAATTTCTGGTGGTAGACTTTTCCAGCAATTCATTGTTGATGCTTACTGTTGTATTGAAGGAATTCGTTTGAGGTGGATACAAAAAAAACAAGACTACCTAAGAGCTGAGATATACAGTGGTCTTAAAGATACAGTACTACGAGGAGACACAACTCGAGCATCTATTGGTAAACGGATAGTTTTACCATCTTCTTTCACTGGTGGCCCAAGATACATGATTCAGAACTATCAGGATGCCATGGCAATATGTCGGTGGGCAGGCTATCCAGATCTCTTCCTTACTTTTACGTGCAATCCTAAATGGCCAGAGATCATTTCTTTCCTAGAAATGATTCCTGGTCAAAAGCCGGAAGACCGACCAGACATTGTTTCAAGagcttttaaaataaaattggatgcACTTTTGCAAGACATAAAGAAAGGACAGCATTTTGGAAAAGTACTTGCAG tTGTATACACGATTGAGTTCCAAAAAAGAGGTCTTCCACATGCacatatattgttatttttgcatCCTAATGATAAATATCCAGTTCCTGAAGATATTGATAGCATAATCAGTGCTGAAATTCCAGATTGTTTGGAAGATTCGATTGGACATGAAGCTGTTAAACAATTCATGATGCATGGGCCATGTGGTGCAGCTAGGCCAAATTCTCCTTGCATGGTTGATAACAATTGTTCCAAGCATTTCCCTAAACGTTTTGTCCATGAAACCATCATTGATGACCAAGGTTTTCCGACTTATAGAAGAAGAGATGATGGCcgttttgttgtgaaaaatggtGTTCAATTAGACAATCGATATGTTGTCCCATACAATATTGATTTGCTGGTGAAGTATCAGTCGCACTTAAATATTGAATGGTGTAATCGGTCAAAGGCCATCAAGtatctttttaaatacattaatAAAGGCACAGATCGTGTTACTGCTGTTTTGGAAGAAAATGTAGTCTACAATTCAAATGATGGAATGGAATCTATATTAGAAAAAgatgaaataaaaacatatcttGATTGCAGATATATATCAGCATCAGAAGCATCATGGAGAATTTTCCAGTTTGAGATTCATCACCATGAACCAGCTGTTCAGAGATTGAACTttcatatgaaaaatgaaaatcaggTCACTTTTTCTGATTATGAATATTTGGATAATGTGGTAAATAGACCAGGAATTGAGAAAACTGTATTTACAGAGTGGATGACAGCAAATCAACTGTATGAAGATGCTAGGCAGCTAACCTTCCAAGACTTTCCAACAAAATGGGTTTGGGACAAGAAAAACAAAGTATGGAGGAGAAGAAAGTCAGGTCGGTCCATTGGTAGAATCTATTATGCACACCCTTCAAGTGGAGAACGGTTCTATCTTAGAATGCTATTAAATGTTGTAAAAGGTGCTAGAAGTTTTGATGAAATCAAAACTGTTAATGGCCAATTGTGTCCTTCTTTTAAAGCTGCATGTTTTGCTCTTGGCCTACTGGATGGAGATAGAGAGTGGAATGATGCTATAAAAGAAGCATCAAATTGGGCTACCGGACAACAA CCAGAACAGATATGGGAATTGAATTGGAAAGATTTTTCAGAAGATATTTTATTTAGGCAGAGGCGAATCTTACAGTTTGATCAACTTCAGCTTTCTGAAAATCAATTGAGAAATTATGCCttatatgaaattgaaaagCTTTTGAATAAAGCTGGAAAGTCATTGAAAGACTATCCACCTATGCCTTTACCTGATATGTCTCTTATTAGGGAAAGGAATAACAGACTGCTTGAAGAAGAACTAAGTTATGACAAAGAAGCATTGGCTGCTGAGTATGCCTTTTCATATACAAAATTGAACATTCTACAAAAACATGTATTTGATCGGGTTGTCCAAGCTGTTCTGAAAGGTGAAGGAAAGATGTTCTTTTTGTATGGCCATGGTGGAACTGGCAAAACTTTTGTGTATAAAACAATAATGTCTTTCCTTCGATCCCGTGGTGAAATTGTTCTAGCAGTGGCATCTTCAGGAATTGCATCACTCCTTCTGCCAGGTGGACGTACAGCTCACTCAAGATTTCGTATCCCATTATGTGTGAATGAAGATTCAGTGTGtgatattaaacaaaaaacacagtTGGCTGAATTGCTTTGTGctacaaaattgataatttgggATGAAGCTCCTATGGCACATCGTCATTGTTTTGAGGCTCTTGGTAGAACATTGAGAGACATATTGCGCTTCTCCAGTAACTTTGATCCTAATAAAGTTTTTGGTGGTGTCACAGTTATTGTTGGGGGAGATTTCAGACAGATCTTGCCCGTAATACCAAAGGGTAGAAGAGAAGATATTGTTGCATCTGCCATAAACAAATCTGTAATTTGGAATCATTGTGAGATATTTATGCTTACAGAAAATATGAGGCTcaatcaaaatttcaataatttggAAGATGGTCAATCTGTTGTAGCCTTTGGGAATTGGATTTTAAGGATTGGGAATGGTGAATTTGAGAATGTAGATGGAGAAAGCTGGATTGAGATTCCAGAggatttattaataaaatcaaccaaagatccaataGCTGATATCATTAATGTCACATATCCTGATATGCATGATAAGATGAAAGACTCACAATACTTGCAAGAAAGAGCAATTTTAGCACCAAcaaatgaaattgttaacaaaataaatgatcAGATTCTTTCTTTAGTTGATGAAGAAGAACGTGTCTATCTTAGCTCAGATACAGTATGCAAAAGTTCTAATAGCATTACTGATTTAGACATGTTGTATCCAGTTGAGTTTCTGAATTCACTTGAGTTTCCTGGAATTCCCAAACACGAGCTGAAGCTGAAAGTTGGAATCCCTATAATGTTATTGAGAAACCTTAATCAAACTGCAGGTTTATGTAATGGAACACGATTGATTGTCACCCAGCTTGCTGATTGGGTTATTGAGGCAAAGATTATAACTGGGACAAATATTGGCTCTAAAGTCTTTATTCCAAGAATTATTTTGTCCCCTACAGAATCGAAGTGGCCATTCATTCTGAAGCGAAGACAATTCCCAATTTCTGTTTCATTTGCAATGACAATAAACAAAAGCCAAGGCCAATCTTTAAATAGAGTAGGCCTATTTTTACCACGGCCTGTTTTCACTCATGGCCAGTTATATGTTGCAATATCTAGAGTCACTAATAGAAATGGTCTTAAAATCTTGATA CTGTGCGGTATAACAATGTCCAAAGGATACAGCTTTCTTGATCAAATATCTGATGCTAAGGAGACATGGAGAATTAGAGTGAGAATATGCAGAATGTGGAAAGCAGTGAATAAAAGAAGTGGAAATAACTTCATTAGTCTTGACATGATCTTTATCGATGAAAAG AAAAACTTAATGCATGCAATTGTAAGAAAGAATGTGTTTCAGAAATTTAGTACCATCTTACGTGAAGGAGGAACCTTTATCATTTCAAACTTTAAAGTAATCGTGACAAATAAAGGTTATAGACCAGTTTCAAATGATCTGAACATCATTTTCCTCTTAACAACTTCGGTTAAGGAGTGCAATGAAGAAAGTGAACTCATACCTATGCATGCCTTTGAATTTGCAACATATGATTGTATCAACAATCGTTTGAATGACAATTCTTACCTAACAG ATATAATTGGCAAACTTACTGCTGTTGGACCCATTGAACAAGTTCACTTTCACAATGGCTCTACAAATATAAGAAATCTCCAAATTCTACTACCTGA GGACAAAGAGCTACAAATATCATTGTGGGATGAAAGTGCTGAAACAATTACTGAAAATGACttcaaagaagatgaaggtcCTTATATAATTATTGTTACTTCAACAACTGTAAAAGCATTCAAAG gCAAACTGAATCTTAACACCACAAGTGCAACTAAAGTTTACGTCAATTTGGACATTACAGAGGTTTTTGAGCTCATCGACAG ATATAAAGTTGTTGAGGATGAATACGATAATGTTGTTCGATCTATTCCAGCACGtgacaaaaaacccaaatctgaATCAGAATTGATATTGCAAACTACGATGTCATTGGCAGAAATTAAAGCACTAGAATGGGTGGAAGGAGTCAAG AAACAGAATTTGGGTGGAATTATATCTCATGTCAACTTTGCAAGCGAAAagtaa